The Sphingomonas sanxanigenens DSM 19645 = NX02 genome includes a region encoding these proteins:
- the topA gene encoding type I DNA topoisomerase produces the protein MNLVIVESPAKAKTIEKYLGPGHRVLASYGHVRDLPAKDGSVNPDDGFAMEWENYADKAKQLKAITDEAKGADTLILATDPDREGEAISWHVQEVLRKRRALPKDVRRVTFNAITKPAVTQAMANPRALDEDLIDAYRARRALDYLVGFTLSPVLWRKLPGAKSAGRVQSVALRLVVEREREIEAFVAQEYWSVTADMEQDGTGFAARLVRWNGNKVDRLTIGKACDAEAAKKAVEEGRFSVVSVETKPLTRNPPPPFTTSTLQQEAARKLGFSASHTMRLAQALYEDGSITYMRTDGVQMDPSAISAARGAIAHRYDASYVPDKPRQYQAKAKNAQEAHEAIRPTDFMKDRAGSGDHARLYDLVFKRALASQMASARLERTTAEMEDGSGRHALRATGQVVLFPGYLALYEEGRDDEADEDSKRLPKLSTGDTPAKKAVRAEQHFTQPPPRYSEASLVKKMEELGIGRPSTYASILQTLKDRDYVTVEKNRFTPNESGRLVTAFLERFFERYVSYDYTAGLEESLDDVSGGRAGWQAVLEAFWRDFKPKTVQVMEQKPSEVTAALDEFLGPYLFPDKGDGSDPRLCPNCGEGRLSLRGGRFGAFIACSNYPDCKFTRRFAQAGGAEAGGDAGPEVIGTDPETGQEISKRSGRFGPYIQMGDGKEAKRASIPKDIPGDDFGLDWAIKLLSLPREVGKHPETGNPITASIGRYGPYLAHDGKYARLKSTAEVFETGMNAAVVKLAEAAAGGRPARGAAREPLRMLGKHPRTEAEIKLMEGRFGPYVTDGETNATLPKTVQPEALTLEEAAQLIDARAAAAPAKGKAKKKPAAKKAPAAKKAPAAKKAAPKKKAAE, from the coding sequence ATGAATCTCGTGATCGTCGAATCGCCCGCCAAGGCGAAAACCATCGAGAAATATCTCGGCCCGGGGCATCGCGTCCTGGCATCCTATGGCCATGTCCGCGATCTGCCGGCCAAGGACGGATCGGTGAATCCCGATGACGGATTCGCGATGGAGTGGGAAAACTACGCCGACAAGGCGAAGCAGCTGAAGGCGATCACCGACGAGGCGAAGGGCGCCGACACGCTGATCCTCGCCACCGACCCCGATCGCGAGGGCGAGGCGATCAGCTGGCATGTGCAGGAGGTGCTCAGGAAGCGCCGCGCGCTGCCCAAGGACGTCCGCCGCGTAACCTTCAACGCGATCACCAAGCCCGCGGTCACGCAGGCGATGGCGAACCCGCGCGCGCTGGACGAGGATCTGATCGACGCCTATCGGGCGCGCCGCGCGCTCGACTATCTCGTCGGCTTCACGCTTTCGCCGGTGCTGTGGCGCAAGCTGCCCGGCGCGAAGTCCGCCGGCCGCGTCCAGTCGGTCGCGCTGCGGCTGGTGGTGGAGCGCGAGCGCGAGATCGAGGCGTTCGTCGCGCAGGAATATTGGTCGGTCACCGCCGACATGGAGCAGGACGGCACCGGCTTTGCCGCGCGTCTCGTCCGCTGGAACGGCAACAAGGTCGATCGCCTGACGATCGGCAAGGCCTGCGATGCCGAGGCCGCGAAGAAGGCGGTCGAGGAGGGGCGGTTCAGCGTCGTCTCGGTCGAGACCAAGCCGCTGACGCGCAACCCGCCGCCGCCCTTCACCACCTCGACCCTGCAGCAGGAGGCCGCGCGCAAGCTGGGCTTCTCCGCCAGCCACACGATGCGGCTGGCGCAGGCGCTCTACGAGGACGGGTCGATCACCTATATGCGGACCGACGGCGTCCAGATGGACCCGAGCGCGATCTCCGCGGCGCGGGGCGCGATCGCCCACCGCTATGACGCCAGCTACGTGCCGGACAAGCCGCGCCAGTACCAGGCCAAGGCGAAGAACGCGCAGGAAGCGCATGAGGCGATCCGCCCGACCGACTTCATGAAGGATCGCGCGGGCTCCGGCGACCATGCCCGGCTCTACGATCTCGTCTTCAAGCGCGCGCTCGCCAGCCAGATGGCCTCGGCGCGTCTCGAGCGGACGACCGCCGAGATGGAGGACGGCTCCGGGCGCCACGCGCTGCGCGCCACCGGCCAGGTCGTGCTCTTCCCCGGCTATCTCGCGCTGTACGAGGAAGGCCGCGACGACGAGGCGGATGAGGACAGCAAGCGGCTGCCCAAACTCTCCACTGGCGATACGCCGGCGAAGAAGGCGGTGCGTGCCGAGCAGCATTTCACCCAGCCGCCGCCGCGCTATTCGGAGGCGAGCCTCGTCAAGAAGATGGAGGAACTCGGCATCGGCCGCCCCTCCACCTACGCCTCGATCCTGCAGACGCTGAAGGATCGCGACTATGTGACGGTCGAGAAGAACCGCTTCACGCCCAACGAAAGCGGGCGGCTGGTGACGGCCTTCCTCGAGCGCTTCTTCGAACGCTATGTCAGCTACGATTATACGGCTGGGCTCGAGGAGAGCCTGGACGACGTCTCGGGCGGACGTGCGGGCTGGCAGGCGGTGCTCGAAGCCTTCTGGCGTGACTTCAAGCCGAAGACCGTGCAGGTCATGGAGCAGAAGCCCTCCGAAGTGACGGCGGCGCTCGACGAGTTTCTCGGGCCCTACCTGTTCCCGGACAAGGGCGACGGCAGCGATCCCCGGCTGTGCCCGAACTGCGGCGAAGGCCGGCTGTCACTGCGCGGCGGCCGCTTCGGCGCGTTCATCGCCTGCTCCAACTATCCGGACTGCAAGTTCACCCGCCGCTTCGCGCAGGCGGGGGGGGCGGAAGCCGGTGGCGATGCGGGGCCCGAGGTGATCGGCACCGATCCGGAGACGGGTCAGGAGATCAGCAAGCGCTCGGGCCGCTTCGGCCCTTACATCCAGATGGGCGATGGCAAGGAGGCCAAGCGCGCCTCGATCCCCAAGGACATTCCGGGCGATGATTTCGGGCTGGATTGGGCGATCAAATTGCTGTCGCTGCCGCGCGAGGTCGGCAAGCATCCGGAGACCGGTAACCCGATCACCGCGAGCATCGGCCGTTATGGGCCCTATCTGGCGCATGACGGCAAATATGCCCGGCTGAAATCGACTGCCGAGGTGTTCGAGACCGGCATGAACGCCGCGGTGGTGAAACTGGCCGAAGCCGCGGCAGGCGGCCGTCCGGCCCGCGGCGCGGCCCGCGAACCGTTGCGCATGCTCGGCAAGCACCCGCGCACCGAGGCCGAGATCAAGCTGATGGAAGGCCGCTTCGGCCCTTATGTGACCGATGGCGAGACCAACGCGACCCTGCCCAAGACGGTGCAGCCGGAAGCGCTGACGCTTGAGGAAGCCGCGCAACTGATCGACGCGCGCGCCGCGGCGGCGCCGGCGAAGGGCAAGGCGAAGAAGAAGCCGGCGGCGAAGAAGGCGCCGGCGGCCAAGAAAGCGCCGGCCGCGAAGAAGGCCGCGCCGAAGAAGAAAGCGGCGGAATAG
- the dprA gene encoding DNA-processing protein DprA: MADGGRDEDRIARLRLARTPHIGPVSYRQLLRRFGDAVTALAAIPELAARGGGRAPLPCRREDAEREFARVAALGARHLFLEEPDYPAPLAELDDAPPALILRGSVALLDRPVVAMVGARNASAAACRFARMLARGLADEGVTVVSGLARGIDTAAHLGSIEGGTVGVIASGIDIAYPPENAELQERIAREGLLVAEQPPGREPLARHFPRRNRIIAGLALGTVVVEAAPKSGSLITARMAADAGREVMAVPGSPLDQRAQGCNLLIREGATLVQSAADIVEAVRPIDPRMRQDRAAWTGPPAVYDAGAADRALVTELLGPVPVPVDELIRLSGLAPAIVQLVLLELELAGRLERHAGSRVSIA; the protein is encoded by the coding sequence GTGGCTGACGGCGGGCGCGACGAGGACCGGATCGCGCGGCTGCGGCTGGCGCGCACGCCCCATATAGGACCGGTCAGCTATCGTCAGCTCCTCCGCCGCTTCGGCGATGCGGTGACGGCGCTCGCGGCGATCCCCGAGCTTGCCGCGCGGGGCGGTGGCCGTGCGCCGCTGCCCTGCCGGCGCGAGGATGCCGAGCGCGAATTCGCACGCGTCGCGGCGCTGGGCGCGCGCCACCTGTTCCTGGAGGAGCCCGACTATCCGGCACCGCTCGCAGAACTCGACGACGCGCCCCCGGCGCTGATCCTGCGCGGAAGCGTCGCGCTGCTCGACCGGCCGGTGGTGGCGATGGTCGGCGCGCGCAACGCATCCGCCGCGGCCTGCCGCTTCGCGCGGATGCTGGCGCGCGGGCTGGCGGACGAGGGCGTGACGGTGGTGTCCGGCCTGGCGCGCGGCATCGACACCGCGGCGCATCTGGGCTCCATCGAGGGCGGCACCGTCGGTGTGATCGCGAGCGGCATCGACATCGCCTATCCGCCCGAAAATGCCGAACTGCAGGAACGGATCGCGCGAGAGGGGCTGCTGGTTGCCGAACAGCCGCCGGGGCGCGAGCCGCTGGCGCGTCACTTCCCCCGCCGCAACCGCATCATCGCCGGGCTGGCGCTGGGCACGGTGGTGGTGGAAGCCGCGCCCAAATCGGGGTCGCTCATCACCGCGCGGATGGCCGCGGATGCCGGACGCGAGGTGATGGCGGTGCCCGGCTCGCCGCTCGACCAGCGCGCGCAGGGCTGCAACCTGCTGATCCGCGAGGGCGCCACGCTCGTCCAGTCCGCCGCGGACATCGTCGAGGCGGTGCGCCCGATCGACCCGCGCATGCGGCAGGATCGCGCCGCCTGGACCGGGCCGCCCGCGGTCTACGACGCCGGCGCCGCGGACCGTGCCCTGGTCACCGAATTGCTGGGCCCCGTGCCGGTGCCCGTCGACGAACTCATCCGTCTTTCAGGCCTGGCGCCGGCGATCGTACAGCTCGTGCTGCTGGAACTCGAGCTGGCAGGGCGGCTGGAGCGCCATGCCGGGAGCAGGGTGAGCATTGCCTAA
- a CDS encoding glycerophosphoryl diester phosphodiesterase membrane domain-containing protein has translation MDVLRINAGAVLAQTRVLLRRAPAPSLLALAVLAMLDTLTDVAGLGSSGGITIVVGLLSLIFQLMITRALLAALQLRGPDGGSSFWMILGLGILSGLAILLGFVLLVVPGIFLTVRWALSVPILVAEEVGPSDAMRRSWALTEGNFGPVLASLVIVYAPGIALLVAATLLLPSEWSEWLPVLVVLNLVMEATFIVGWHLQVALFAASHGETRERAMADIFA, from the coding sequence TTGGACGTGTTACGCATCAATGCCGGCGCGGTGCTGGCCCAGACCCGGGTGCTGCTGCGCCGTGCCCCGGCGCCTTCGTTGCTCGCGCTGGCGGTGCTCGCCATGCTCGATACGCTGACCGATGTGGCGGGACTGGGCAGCAGCGGCGGCATAACCATCGTCGTCGGTCTGCTCTCGCTCATCTTCCAGCTGATGATCACGCGCGCGCTGCTCGCAGCGTTGCAACTGCGCGGTCCGGACGGGGGAAGCAGCTTCTGGATGATCCTCGGGCTCGGCATCCTCTCAGGGCTCGCCATATTGCTCGGGTTCGTCTTGCTCGTGGTGCCCGGCATCTTCCTGACGGTGCGCTGGGCGCTGTCCGTGCCGATCCTCGTCGCCGAGGAGGTGGGGCCGAGCGACGCGATGCGGCGAAGCTGGGCGCTGACGGAGGGGAATTTCGGCCCGGTGCTCGCGTCGCTCGTCATCGTCTATGCGCCCGGCATCGCGCTGCTGGTGGCGGCGACGCTGCTGCTGCCGTCCGAATGGTCCGAATGGCTGCCGGTGCTGGTGGTGCTCAATCTGGTGATGGAGGCGACCTTCATCGTCGGCTGGCACCTGCAGGTCGCCCTGTTCGCGGCCAGCCATGGCGAAACCCGGGAACGCGCGATGGCGGACATCTTTGCATGA